The following nucleotide sequence is from Cicer arietinum cultivar CDC Frontier isolate Library 1 chromosome 2, Cicar.CDCFrontier_v2.0, whole genome shotgun sequence.
AGGAATTCCAAATTGTTTTTTATGTAACATCATTTGACAGAAAAATGGTGGGGTTATGTTGAAAGAGGAGGATGTAGCTGTTTGCAACACCAAAATCGATTTGACTCGCGGAAAGGATAATCCTCTTGAAAGGTATTCAATGAAGAATCATAGTATTAATTACTGCGGACCTTCAGTTTGTTTTTAACTTCCTAATATCATTTGCTAACTTAATCTTTTCTTATCTATTCTGGTTCATGTTTTGGTAGCAGCATCCACTTTTTCAAGGTACATCAATGAACCTAACTATGTTTTATCAAAAGATATAAGCATCTTGTATTTTGTTTTCGATGGTCTTTATATTGTATTAGGCGATTTATTAGGTGATGTTATGGCCCTGTTTGGATAAAGAGCATAATTAAGCAGTTATAGCATAAATGCTTATCGTATATGAGCTTATGTATTAGCTATTTCTACAATTAAAGTTAAAGTAATGCCAAATTGTTTTCATTCAAGCTATAagctgttttcataagctatcctaaagagcttatgaaaataagtCGAAAACAATTTATGAACATGTCAAAAGTTGTTTCTATAAGCTCTCTCAAAGAGTCTCACTAGTGCTTATGCCAATAGATAAATTCAAACAAGTCAATATAAACAGACATTATGTCTTCTTTTCAGACTAGCAAACCCTCTTAATTGACGTACTTCTTGACGGTTTCTAGTTTTTCAATTATTCTATCTAGCTAACTAGTTCAAGTTCATTTCctttttttactattaattgAAAGTGGAACTTGaagaattattttataatttctactGGCTGGTATATATTTCATTTACATCTTTATAATCTATTCAGGATTATGAAAGCTCCGAGAAATTTACAATACCCGACGAGCGCATAAGTCACTTGTTACCTGCATTCTGTCAAGATATGATTGTAAGGGTGTACTCAAAAAAGCCGGAACTGGTCAGTCTAAATTAAATCCATTCCAAGTTTTTGATATTGTTGTCTTTGTAGACATTCATGCCAAGTTCACTGACCTTGTACTTTGAACAAATCCTATATAGGTGGAAAAAATTTCAGAGGCTTTTGAAAATTATCAGCTAAAAACATATGGTATCAAAGCACAGGTACATTCGACACCAGAGAAGAAGAAACGTCGTTACAATTCATGTATATGAGAGTTGTTTCTTTTGGCTTTTTTTGTAGAATTATCATCGCTACCACTAAGTGTTGTCATATAGTGGATATAGAGGCGTTGTAACTATATAGCATAATAGAATATGAACAAATCACAATTGTTCCTTGATACACAATTTAGTACAAAGTTTTGTCGTATGGCAGTAgcatagcagaatttgaacaaactgctATTTTCCCCAATCCGCACGATTGACAACTCTACTACTACTTTTTTTGTATGATGCTTAGAAAATAGAAGTATTCATGTTTTCCACAATGGAAATATAGTTTTTGAGTCAATAGCAGCTGTATTCTTTGAAGGATTGTGGTGTTATTTCCACACCAAAAACAAATGTTACAATCTTTGGAAGCTGTGATTGAGTTTTACCATATCAAAGAATCTATTACATGTATATAgcaattgatttttattttatttcaattgttAGCTGTAATTTTGGGTGTAAGCATTATTTCATTTCACTGCTAGATGGCATTCTCAACTTGTTAATGTTACCTATATTTCATGTTCCTGAATAGTGCTGTATTTGTCATGATACTAAATGTCTGATATTCTTTTTTGAGTTAGAATTGAACTCGGTACTCTCCAATAGTGCCAAAAGTCTGATTAGTTTATGTATCTGCGTAATGTCTTTGGATTAAAGTTTGCATATTGAGTATTAGATAGTTTATTTTGATaagttgattttatttaaaagtgagTTTAAGTGAATTGACATGTCCAAGAAATATTGTATGAATAGTGATTTTAATATAGtaattattattgtattaaATGTATTCAGGGATTTTATGCTTCTTAGGCAAGGTAATAATATTGTTGGATTGCCTTATTGACTCCTAATACATGTGTATCTCGTGACCATGAAAATTTGTGGTGCTGAGACCATAATAAAAAACCATTGATCTCATCTTAAAGATCATAATAACATATTTCATGCCTACATCATTTATGatgtttgatgaatttttacCAGGTAAttactttattaattttattttttctatcacTCTTTTTAGGGCATTATATGCAAGGTTTTCAAAGCTATTTAATTTGcgacattataattttttatggttATACATCCATGTAAAATGTGTTTGATGCAATTCTTTTTAATTGAAATAGACTTAAATTATTTCATCAGTAATCAAAtgatcaataaaaaaatgagaGACAAGAATTATATATGGACGCTTTAGCAAAACAATGGATATCAGTAGATTGAGTAagcattatttatttattattttgttgaagacAAATCAAGTGAATGTTGTATTCTAAATTATGTTAATCTAtcacatttttattatatatgatgATTCCAAAGTGTTAAACACCCTCCTACTCATCTTAACCAATGAATGAAATATTGAAAGAATCTATAAGGATAacttaattcaaattaaatcaatagtTTTAGTTCTTCcatctattatttatttagctTTTTAATTCATGACGATGATTCTAGACTTAATTATGTAAACAACTATGATATCAAGGAAGACGACCAAACACTTAATTGAGATCTAAAACGAACTCTAAAGCAagattttaatttaacaatagatttttttaatcaattattttaatcaagTATATGAATAAATGTATTTGCCTTACACTCGTGAGACTTTTTAGTtactatacaattttttttatgtttacattttcacgaagaaaaaaaataattcaaaaaccTTAAAGCTCTTGATTTATTAACTTGGGTCTTAGACTGTCCTTACATAAAATCCATTCAGTTTTCTTCATTTGACAACTAAATTCTTTTGAAACTTCCTTGATATAtaactatgttttttttttttataatataaaatctattttttttcctaCCCCAAACAAAGCCACATAAGTAACATAGAATAGCACATTTGATGGCTAATACTCTTAGTTAgcttctttatatatatatttttactatctATATCTAGACCAAATAATTCAGATGCAACCTTCCCCAGATCCTTAACCTATTCAAGCTTGTCataattgaaattctttttcataaaaaagaaCCCTTTATTAGAATTCAGATGTTAATGTTATGCTTGTCTTAGATAAACCCAATACTAGAGAGGCAGTTGGCATGGTCTAGCTATATATATTGCATTAATGGCTAAAAAATAGACCATAAGAGGAAATGAATTATTGAGAATCCATTTGACGATTTAtacataaagaaataaaaacaaatttgttgttgtcacctAAATGCATATAAATTATTGTCTTTGCACTATATATTATGCACTATTTGTTTTCTCCATTTAAATAATAttgcaatatattttattttatttttgatcaCCATTATTACCTATTATTTGCGTATAAACAATAtggatttatttaaattaacgATCAATATCGcttatattacttttattagTGTGTAATTTgagattatttttatatatgttctattttttttaaaattaactaacatgttattgaaatttatatatcaaatatcgtatatttttaatttttttatttttagaaggTCGTATctatattcaaatataattttttttgtttatataatagGAGATCGCATCTCCATAATATGactatcaataatttttttatttttaatttcttaacttTTATAGAGTAAGAGATTATAAATGGTCGCTATCTTAcagaaaaaaatatcattttatatgaCAGAAATACGAtctcttaaataaaaatattttaatatataaattttaagatatgatatattgattaattttaaaaaatgaaatacacATCCAAAAATTTCGTAATTTGAAACGTATAGTTTTAAATAAACGGCTCAAATTACCCACTACACCAAATTGTGTTAACTTGCTACTGTATACAATCCAAAGTATTCCTTATACTCTATTTTCGATGTAATAGTTAAATATTCCTTATAATATTTTTGCATATAAAAAAACTGCTCAACCCCCAAAGTTCgttgtaattaatatatttctatGTGTATTCTTAAGTCTTAATGTGAATcgtatttattttatagtgtatCTTTTAGTTTTCACTTTCACATAATGTGAAAGCGCAGCTACTTTTCGTTTAAATATATCTTGATTTGGAGTTCCAATCAAACATTAATTAACTATCAAGAAAAAGTTATATTGCAAAAAGGGAATTCACTTCAAGTTTCAATCTAATCTTAAAAACTTTATACAATAATAAAGTAAaggtttaattaattttttcatggCATACGAAAGCTCatttccattaaaaaaaattctttaagcTTCCTGAGATGTTGTCACTATAATTATTGagtatatcaaaataataaatacatcttaaaataatttttattattaatttataaattaaattaattaaaaatatatttaacaaataaactaattaattaaaaacagataaaaataactaacaaaagatgtatacttttataattttgataatctAAGAACTATTGTGAAAACATTCACATATTTAAACTCAAAAACAATTCTCTACCCAAGAAAATCATCATTCATTGGTTTAACTTAATTGACTCAAATAGTTAATATTCAACCATAAAAGAATGGAAAAGAGTTCTGGCTAGAagatttaaatttcaaacacaaaaataacttatttgatcttctatttctttttagttgtcattttatttaaacgtaccaataaaattattaaattgttttgtatcaaaaaatatttactgaattgttaattttataatattttttttataatactcttaattatctattatctcatttcatatatttttatgtaataaataatcaagaacattataaatacaatataaaagttaaaaaagcaaaaaaaaaaaaaaaagttaatttgttCAGTCATTATGTCGGTAAGTGATGGTCAAATGAATGTTAATTATATAGGATAATATAGATACTATGAACTTAGCCAAATTATAAAACCATGATTGTGTGTGAGTGTGGGAATCGTCTGATCAGTGAGATCAACCCATAGAATTGCCAATTCTATAAAATGATTACAAATCACACATTTTTCTTTGTGGCTAAaaagtaagtaattaataagTAACACCTTTTTTCAACAAAACCACTTGTATGATCAACCCATAGAAAAAAAGGTacaacaaatgtgaatcccataaatgaaattaataaaaaggaGACAGAAAAAGGtgggaaaataatattatatcggtttttaaatatagatttatttggagatttttgtttgtctttttataggaattatatctttttaaaatatattaattgtttttttattagtatatttTTGATTATGTTATACTTTTTCtacaatttataataaatataatgataaatttgtaaattaattttttattttaaaagataaacttATATAAAGATTCAAATATGGATAAGGTTTCCTACCttttaaacttatattttttgtgAGTTTGTTTCTATATcccttttaattattatttttttcatttaaataatttttattaatttatttaattattaatttatttaattattatttttttaaaaaaataaattaaaatatcaaagttaTTTACCATTAAAAATAGAAGATCCAATTCTTCAAATATggaatatttaatatgtatatttacTACTAATATtcgtttataaaaaaaattctcaatacATTTAATATGACTATCAAGTTTTCTTAATTATGAGAATTTAATTAATGGAGTTATATATTTCTTCTTTCTCATTTTAAAtgtctaattatttttatttatctcaaattatttattattttataattttaatacaatattaattattttttccttttaatatatctttatttattgtatcaaattttttaataaactaaaatttataataatagtatttgagaaaataaaacaaattttatcaataaaattaatatttttctaaaaacaatataatacacatcaaacaattaaaatgaGATTTATGGAGTCTATGAAAATAGagttactaataaaaaatataaaaatcaaccaAACAAGACCCAATAAGGCATTGCCACGTATACAAAAAAGAgagatttttgtttcaataaattGAGACCAAAGTTGGTCAGAAACACTTGTCGTTGTTCAGGCAAAATCCATGTGCCCACATGGATGATTGAGAGAGAGATTCATAaactgaagaaaaaaacaacttttttatgtttatgtttatgtttcATTAGATAAACAACAACCATTATATTTATGTCTTCACCAAAACAAACTGAACTTGTAGTATCAACAATACtaatagaaaaagaagaagaaaaaaacacaatGATCCACCAATGAAAATTTGCTCAAAACATCcaaagtttgaaacttttaaTGATTCAAAGTAGTTTTAGTATCAAAAGGAGTAGAGGGtattggtaatttttttttttgtgagttTTGTGTTGAAGAGAAATGAAGAAGAGTGAGAGTGGTGGTTATGTGAGAGCAGATCAAATAGATCTGAAGAGTTTGGATGAACAATTACAGAGGCATCTTAGTAGAGCATGGACTATGGAGAAGAAgaataaagagaaagaagatgAAAGTGAAGTTGAAGGAAGGTGTTCTAATACTACAACAAATCATAGACAAGAATGGGAGATTGATCCTTCAAAACTTTTAATCAAAACTGTCATTGCTCGTGGCACTTTTGGCACTGTTCATCGTGGTGTTTATGATGGTCAAGATGTTGCTGGTATTAagttttttattcttttctaattccACTTTCATGCATtgcattctttttttcttttggcaTTGGTGATTTTCTTGTTTTGTGGTGCGTATTTAGTTTTGACATGTGTTGGTATCAGATACAATACTAAGATATGTGgttaaattcaattatttagtGGTGGCGATAAACATGTCAGTCAATGTTTTGTCTGGTGTCTGtttttcttttgtgtcattatttcataggtttttaatgatatttgttgttttatgtAACTCTTTCCAAAAAGAGCATGCACACTTGTGTGTGTGTTTGAATTCCATTTCTTATACCCTTTTGTTTAACACCACCATACATGTATGCAAGAGGCACTCTTGTTCACTTGAAGAGGCTAATGTACTTGTTGGTTTCCCCTCTTCATGAAATGTGTAGCAAGTTGATGGGGTGCTAAGCCAAAGACAAGTTTTCAATTGCAACTTCGATTCTTGATATTATAGAGAATCATAGTTAAATTAGAATGATTTAGCCTCAATGAACGTTTTAAATTGCAGTTGCAGCTACGCTGTGAATCTTTATACTGTGATAAAATGTGGTCAATAGTTGTAATGCCGTTGCGAGACTTCAAAATCCTTTATGTTGCGATGCCAAAAATAGTATATTCGTTATTTTGACCCAAAATCAAATCCTATTCCTTTGAGGTCTTAGctttaaattaaaagtataataaagGATTATGAAGAGTTtggtttgaattaaaaaaaatgatgatttagTTTAAGTTATGTATTGCAATTTTCACAACTTTGTCAAGTACTTTTTTTAGTGTGATTTAATCATGCTTAAAAACTTTACTatcaaaaacaatattttctGCTTTTTTGTAAAGTAAAAAATAGAGTTAGACATGTTTCCATATTCTGCTCTCATTGATTTCATTGATAGAGTTTTTGGTTATTTTATCAATATTGAAACTTTGTAGATCAAGATATTAAAAAATCCGTGATTCACAAGATTGAGAAACCTTTTCCTTTTTTTGCttcctctttttttcttttcctagAATTCACAAGATTCACTTGATTGACAGTTGTGTGCATGAACTTTAATAttcttatcttctttttttttaactttcatgtgttttttgtttatttctaATGGACACCTGATTTTACTACCacagaaaataattataaaaataaaattattgattggTAATGACATGTTATTATGTTGCTACATTTATTTTgactcaaaaaatattcttcttAAAgtcaaaagttaaaaattttaGCTTCAAATTAGatatatttatagatataaAATCAAATCTACTTGAACACGTCTAATAAGTGGAACCAAAATAAAGTGCATGTTTAATTCTGCGAtggtaaaaattgattttgtaatatGGATTCTGGCTAAAAGTTAGATGAAagaaaatgatttatattttgatacattcatataaaagtgagttgaataataaatttgaagctaaaaatcaattttataggCAAAAGCTCCAAATTCTAGCTTCAAGTTAGAATCAGTTTTGGAGGAAAAATAAACTCTACTCTAAAATAACCGaacatgtcaaaatcaattctacACTTCTAGAATCAGTTTTGTCGGTTCCGAAAGTGGAACCAAACATAGTTTCTTATAGAATCAGCTTGtctttcattttgttttctcaGTTAAGCTCCTTGATTGGGGTGAAGAAGGTCATAGATCAGATGCTGAAATAGCTTCATTGAGAGCAGCTTTTACACAAGAAGTTGCTGTTTGGCACAAACTTGACCATCCTAATGTAACCAAGgtaatattttaagatttttttcttcttcgaGTTAAACCGTGGTTTCCCTTTCGGTCTTGAGACATGTACAGTTGTCTGAGTTGTCAACATAGTTGAGATGTCAGGCTAACGTAGCAATGCATCTACAATCTAATCAATGAATCAAATCGGATAAGAACACGAGTtatattaataaacaaaatgaaaatgcaTAGATAAATGATGTAGAAGAGAATAGCAATTGAATGAAACATTTTAAGGTAGAAAATGTTTGAATGAAGCTCAAATTGTTCCGCATCTCCCTAGCATGCATTTGATATCATAACATGTGAAATTGCAAGCATTGGATTTGTCCTTAGGTTCAAACATTCATGTGAGAGTTTTCTTATTCAGCCTTGTTGGGTATGTCCTATAGTCAGTGATAAGTGGTTTACGGGTAATCTTGTAAATTGAACCATAGTATTTGAACAACAGTTGTACACTGTATCCCtaagtttgaattataataGAAAGTATTGTAGTAGCTCTGCATTCAGAGACGTAGGCATAATTGACCGAATTCCGTGATGAAATCTCGTGTATTCTTTGTTTGCATTTTTCGtatctattttcttttgaattggaGTTGTTGCTCTAACACGGTTAATGTCGAATCCATTTTGCAGTTTATTGGTGCAACAATGGGAACATCAGACCTACAGATACAAACAGAAACTGGTCATATAGGAATGCCAAGTAATctttgttgtgttgttgttgaGTATTGTCCTGGTGGTGCTTTGAAGTCATATCTAATTAAAAACAGAAGAAGGAAGCTGGCTTTTAAAGTTGTTGTTCAACTAGCTCTTGACCTTGCAAGAGGGTCCAATCCATATGCCTAATCTGTGTCATATAACTTTAACatgataaatttttcttttgagtaaAGTATCATTTGTTCCTGTATGAGACGATGTCACTATAGTCGttgaatatatcaaaattactaCAAAACATTCCCAAATGTGtcttttgttagtaattttatgATTAGATTGATTAGCAAAAGACATATTTGAAAATCAAACTAACTAAAGAAAGACATATTCGAGGATAAAACCGACTAACAAAAGAGATATTTAGGTATATTTGTGTAACTTTGATACATTTAGGGACTATTGTGACAACTCCACGTTCATTTAAGGATCAAAATGACTATTTACTCGATTTTCTTCCTAAGCCTaagaatttttcatttttcattttttactttatataggTTGAGTTATCTCCACATGAAGAAGATTGTCCATAGAGATGTTAAAACAGAAAATATGCTTCTGGACAAGACGCGAACTTTGAAGATAGCTGATTTCGGAGTAGCTCGTATCGAGGCTTCAAATCCTCACGACATGACTGGTGAAACTGGAACCCTTGGTTACATGGCTCCTGAGGTATAGGCTTCTTTTCTATTGAAAGTAGACATGCCATACTGTTTTCCGATTATTTCCATAAGTTCTTCaggatagcttatgaaaacagctTATAGCTTATCTGAAAATAGACAAACTTTATATTATCTTTTGGAATTTTTACAAGTAGTTTGGTTTTGCACAAGTATTAagttgttcatattttgtttgaattggTTCAAGATCATAGATATTGGTATATTAAACTTACCTTAGAGAAATTTTGCAGGTTCTAAATGGTAGTGCATACAATAGAAAATGTGATGTGTATAGTTTTGGCATATGCTTATGGGAGATATACTGCTGTGACATGCCATATCCTGACCTTAGTTTCTCAGAAGTTACATCAGCTGTTGTAAGACAGGTAAATGAAATGTATTAAACATCTTTACCATTATAAATTAACACATCTTAGTGAAAAATAGGAAACCTACTAAGACAACTATTAGGAGGCATTTGTTTCATACAAAAATAGTATTTGAACATCAATTTGATACACCTAAATTCGACAACCTTTTGAATGGTTAATGTTGTTCACATACACGGTTAATGAAGTGTTAGATTTggttaataaatatatcaagtGTCTCATCTCATTAACTATATACTGAACTTCATTAACACCACGAATTCAAACGTGTTTAACCACGACTTGTAGGTGCTCATAATCTACATGTTGAAACACATGAAGCTGTGGTTAATAACTATCAAATTCATGATTAATACAAATACAATGATTGAAACTAGCTACATTTACCGTTCGAATGGAACTAACTGCAGAATCTAAGGCCAGAGATTCCGCGATGTTGTCCAAGTTCTCTAGCAAATGTGATGAAAAGATGTTGGGATGCTAATCCTGATAAGAGGCCCGAAATGGATGAAGTTGTCACCATGTTGGAAGCTATTGACACTTCAAAGGGTGGAGGTATGATCCCTCTAGATCAACCTCAAAGTTGTTTATGTTTCCGCCGGTATCGAGGACCTTGAAAAGATTTTTAACTATCAAATGAAAGTTCATCCCAGAAAAGTGTTCGTTACACAATATTTTAAAACCAGTTGGCATTTCCAGAAACAATGAAAATTGgtatgtattttatttcattggaAGAAGAATAGAGAAAGAAGGAAGACACATGAAAGAAAATGTG
It contains:
- the LOC101505069 gene encoding serine/threonine-protein kinase 54 isoform X2; translated protein: MKKSESGGYVRADQIDLKSLDEQLQRHLSRAWTMEKKNKEKEDESEVEGRCSNTTTNHRQEWEIDPSKLLIKTVIARGTFGTVHRGVYDGQDVAVKLLDWGEEGHRSDAEIASLRAAFTQEVAVWHKLDHPNVTKFIGATMGTSDLQIQTETGHIGMPSNLCCVVVEYCPGGALKSYLIKNRRRKLAFKVVVQLALDLARGLSYLHMKKIVHRDVKTENMLLDKTRTLKIADFGVARIEASNPHDMTGETGTLGYMAPEVLNGSAYNRKCDVYSFGICLWEIYCCDMPYPDLSFSEVTSAVVRQVLIIYMLKHMKLWLITIKFMINTNTMIETSYIYRSNGTNCRI
- the LOC101505069 gene encoding serine/threonine-protein kinase 54 isoform X1; this translates as MKKSESGGYVRADQIDLKSLDEQLQRHLSRAWTMEKKNKEKEDESEVEGRCSNTTTNHRQEWEIDPSKLLIKTVIARGTFGTVHRGVYDGQDVAVKLLDWGEEGHRSDAEIASLRAAFTQEVAVWHKLDHPNVTKFIGATMGTSDLQIQTETGHIGMPSNLCCVVVEYCPGGALKSYLIKNRRRKLAFKVVVQLALDLARGLSYLHMKKIVHRDVKTENMLLDKTRTLKIADFGVARIEASNPHDMTGETGTLGYMAPEVLNGSAYNRKCDVYSFGICLWEIYCCDMPYPDLSFSEVTSAVVRQNLRPEIPRCCPSSLANVMKRCWDANPDKRPEMDEVVTMLEAIDTSKGGGMIPLDQPQSCLCFRRYRGP